In Candidatus Methylomirabilota bacterium, one DNA window encodes the following:
- a CDS encoding aspartate aminotransferase family protein, with translation MSIDRELNEYLAKTSRSRSLHEEAVAVMPGGNSRTTTFFDPYSLYFQRGQGAHIWDADGIDRLDFNGNYTSLILGHAPPEVVKAAQEAAALGLSFPGPTEYELRLAEVLSRRVPSMQTLRFTNSGTEATMNAVRLARAATGRPRIAKFEGAYHGTHDSVMVSVSPDPRTAGGRRRPKPVPWSAGVLPATVKHTVVLPWNDAEACGEIIDREAANLAAVVVDPLLGIGGIIPPLDGFLQHLRAVTERHGVLLVFDEVISFRVAWGGAQERFGVRPDLTTLGKIIGGGLPVGAFGGRPDLMAAYDPRKGGARISHGGTFNANPVTMAAGLATMNLITPEALSRLDALGERLRGGVTRLLQATRRRGQVSGIGSLFCLHWTSGPLTDYRSSRPKDPQTPMRVFMGLLNEGIVLSQRGLGACSLAMTEEDIDRFVNALARVLARE, from the coding sequence ATGAGCATCGATCGTGAGCTGAATGAGTACCTGGCCAAGACGAGCCGCTCCCGGAGCCTGCACGAAGAAGCGGTGGCGGTGATGCCAGGCGGGAATAGCCGGACCACGACCTTCTTCGACCCCTACTCCCTCTACTTCCAGCGGGGTCAGGGCGCTCACATCTGGGATGCCGACGGGATCGATCGGCTCGACTTCAACGGCAACTACACGAGTCTGATCCTCGGTCACGCCCCTCCCGAGGTCGTCAAGGCCGCGCAAGAGGCGGCGGCCCTCGGCCTCTCGTTTCCGGGCCCCACCGAATACGAGCTGCGACTGGCCGAAGTGCTGAGCCGTCGCGTGCCCTCCATGCAGACCCTCCGCTTCACCAATTCCGGGACCGAGGCGACGATGAACGCGGTGCGGCTGGCCCGCGCCGCCACCGGGCGGCCCCGGATCGCCAAGTTCGAGGGTGCCTATCACGGCACCCACGACTCGGTCATGGTCAGCGTGTCGCCCGATCCCCGGACCGCCGGGGGCCGTCGGCGCCCGAAACCGGTGCCGTGGTCGGCAGGAGTCCTGCCCGCCACGGTAAAGCACACCGTCGTGCTGCCCTGGAACGATGCGGAGGCCTGCGGGGAGATCATCGACCGGGAGGCGGCGAACCTCGCCGCCGTCGTCGTCGATCCCCTGCTGGGCATCGGCGGCATCATTCCCCCGCTGGACGGGTTTCTGCAGCATCTACGGGCGGTGACCGAGCGTCATGGCGTCCTGCTCGTGTTCGACGAAGTGATCTCCTTTCGCGTGGCCTGGGGCGGGGCCCAGGAGCGCTTCGGCGTCCGTCCCGATCTGACGACCCTGGGTAAGATCATCGGGGGCGGCCTGCCCGTCGGGGCCTTCGGTGGCCGGCCCGATCTCATGGCCGCATACGATCCCCGCAAGGGGGGCGCGCGCATCAGTCACGGTGGAACCTTCAACGCCAACCCGGTGACGATGGCCGCCGGGCTGGCGACGATGAATTTAATCACGCCGGAGGCGCTGAGCCGGCTCGACGCGCTGGGCGAGCGGCTCCGGGGCGGGGTGACTCGGCTGCTCCAGGCCACGCGGCGGCGGGGACAGGTGAGCGGGATCGGCTCGCTCTTCTGCCTGCACTGGACGTCGGGCCCCCTCACCGATTACCGCTCGAGCCGGCCCAAGGATCCCCAGACGCCGATGCGCGTGTTCATGGGTCTCCTCAACGAGGGGATCGTCCTCAGCCAGCGTGGCCTGGGCGCGTGCTCGCTGGCGATGACGGAGGAGGACATCGACCGGTTCGTCAACGCCCTGGCCCGCGTCCTGGCCCGGGAGTAG
- a CDS encoding 5-oxoprolinase subunit PxpA: MPTQKFIDLNCDMGESYGRWTLGADAEIMPFITSANVACGFHGGDPHVMRKTVELALRHGVAVGSHPSLPDLMGFGRRVMDVTPQELKDYLHYQSGALREFLRAAGSELQHVKPHGILYTMMERQEFEALGRACGEAVQESRDPKLILMTLAAGKCDQACRKMGVRVASEGFADRAYNVDLTLVSRRLSGSLITDPQKAAAQAVRMAMEGKVRTIDGVDVDISVQTICCHGDTPGADRIVRAVREALDRAGCQVKPLRDWLPAA; this comes from the coding sequence ATGCCGACGCAGAAATTCATCGACCTCAACTGTGACATGGGCGAAAGCTACGGGCGCTGGACGCTCGGAGCGGACGCCGAGATCATGCCCTTCATCACCTCAGCCAACGTCGCCTGCGGTTTCCACGGGGGCGACCCCCACGTGATGCGCAAGACCGTGGAGCTGGCCCTCCGGCATGGGGTAGCCGTCGGCTCGCACCCGTCTCTGCCCGACCTCATGGGCTTCGGGCGGCGGGTGATGGATGTCACGCCGCAGGAGCTGAAGGATTACCTCCACTACCAGTCGGGCGCGCTGCGCGAGTTCCTGCGCGCCGCCGGCTCCGAGCTGCAGCACGTCAAGCCGCACGGCATCCTGTACACGATGATGGAGCGGCAGGAGTTCGAGGCGCTGGGCCGGGCCTGCGGTGAGGCGGTGCAGGAGTCGCGCGATCCGAAGCTCATTCTCATGACCCTGGCGGCAGGCAAGTGCGACCAGGCCTGCCGGAAGATGGGCGTGCGGGTGGCGTCGGAGGGTTTCGCCGACCGCGCCTACAACGTGGATCTCACCCTGGTGTCCCGCAGGCTGTCGGGTTCGCTGATCACCGATCCCCAGAAGGCGGCGGCCCAGGCCGTACGGATGGCGATGGAGGGCAAGGTCCGGACCATCGACGGCGTGGACGTGGACATCTCCGTGCAGACGATCTGCTGTCACGGCGACACGCCGGGCGCCGACCGAATCGTGCGGGCGGTGAGGGAGGCGCTGGACCGGGCCGGCTGCCAGGTCAAGCCCCTGCGGGACTGGCTCCCGGCGGCTTGA
- the gcvT gene encoding glycine cleavage system aminomethyltransferase GcvT has protein sequence MDAPLKRTPLFKLHVEAGARMVPFAGWEMPVQYTSIIEEHRTVRSAVGLFDVSHMGEFEVEGPQALAAAQHLTTNDVAALEIGQVQYSLLCYPDGGIVDDLTLYRLGPDRYMMTVNAGNIDKDWTWVTQQSKRFTDARWRNVSADTALVAVQGPRAEQLVGRLAAIDATAIGYYRFAAGAVARVPARISRTGYTGEDGFELYVQAADVEPLWRALLEEGAQTGARAIGLGARDTLRLEMRYALYGNDIDQTTNPLEAGLGWVVKPGKGDFLGREAIERARAGGLRRRLIGLEMADRSIARHGYVVMKDGRQVGTVTSGSYGPSVDKSIALAYVEPALATPGIELGVEIRGQMRPARVVKTPFYPPRVKKAA, from the coding sequence ATGGACGCGCCCCTCAAGCGGACACCCCTGTTCAAGCTCCACGTGGAGGCGGGGGCCCGCATGGTGCCGTTTGCCGGCTGGGAGATGCCCGTGCAGTACACCTCGATCATCGAGGAGCACCGCACGGTGCGCAGCGCGGTGGGCCTGTTCGATGTGAGCCACATGGGTGAGTTCGAGGTCGAGGGCCCCCAGGCGCTGGCCGCCGCCCAGCATCTCACCACGAACGACGTGGCGGCGCTGGAGATCGGCCAGGTGCAGTATTCGCTGCTCTGCTACCCGGACGGCGGCATCGTCGACGATCTCACGCTCTATCGCCTCGGCCCCGATCGCTACATGATGACCGTGAACGCCGGGAACATCGACAAGGACTGGACGTGGGTGACGCAGCAGAGCAAACGATTCACCGACGCGCGCTGGCGCAACGTGTCCGCGGACACCGCGCTGGTCGCCGTGCAGGGGCCTCGGGCCGAGCAGCTGGTGGGCCGGCTCGCCGCCATTGACGCCACCGCGATCGGTTACTACCGGTTCGCCGCGGGCGCGGTCGCCCGAGTGCCCGCGCGCATCTCACGCACCGGGTACACGGGCGAGGATGGGTTCGAGCTCTACGTGCAGGCCGCCGACGTCGAGCCTCTGTGGCGGGCGCTGCTCGAGGAGGGAGCCCAGACCGGAGCGCGCGCGATCGGCCTGGGCGCCCGTGACACGCTCCGGCTCGAGATGCGCTACGCCCTCTACGGTAACGACATCGACCAGACCACCAACCCCCTGGAAGCCGGGCTCGGCTGGGTCGTGAAGCCGGGTAAAGGCGACTTCCTGGGCCGCGAGGCGATCGAGCGCGCTCGGGCCGGCGGCCTGCGACGGCGGTTGATCGGCCTGGAGATGGCCGACCGCTCGATCGCCCGCCACGGCTACGTCGTGATGAAGGATGGCCGTCAGGTCGGAACCGTGACCTCCGGATCGTACGGCCCCTCGGTCGACAAGTCTATCGCCCTGGCCTACGTCGAGCCGGCGTTGGCCACCCCCGGCATTGAACTGGGCGTAGAGATTCGCGGGCAGATGCGGCCCGCTCGCGTCGTCAAGACGCCCTTCTACCCGCCCCGTGTCAAGAAAGCCGCGTAA
- the gcvH gene encoding glycine cleavage system protein GcvH has product MANNPPELRYTREHEWAKQEGDTVRVGITHYAQEQLGDVVFVELPKPGTRVTAHKSFGVVESVKAVSDLFAPVSGEVVETNAELTKKPELVNQDPYGRGWMLLIKAADPGEWDQLLTVEQYEAYIAAAGH; this is encoded by the coding sequence ATGGCGAACAACCCGCCCGAGCTGAGATACACGCGCGAGCACGAGTGGGCCAAGCAGGAAGGCGACACCGTGCGCGTCGGCATCACCCACTACGCGCAGGAGCAACTGGGTGACGTGGTGTTCGTCGAGCTGCCCAAGCCGGGAACCCGGGTGACCGCCCACAAGTCCTTCGGCGTCGTGGAATCGGTGAAGGCCGTGTCCGACCTGTTCGCGCCGGTCTCCGGCGAGGTCGTCGAGACCAACGCCGAGCTGACGAAGAAGCCGGAGCTGGTGAACCAGGATCCCTACGGGCGAGGCTGGATGCTGCTCATCAAGGCGGCCGATCCCGGCGAGTGGGATCAGCTGCTCACGGTGGAGCAGTACGAGGCCTACATCGCCGCCGCCGGTCACTGA
- the gcvPA gene encoding aminomethyl-transferring glycine dehydrogenase subunit GcvPA yields the protein MRYLPNTRQNQRAMLDAIGVHSIDDLLKKIPPKARLSRPLHLPPALAEMDLIRHMRQLAATNADADETVCFLGGGAYDHYVPSPVNHLISRGEFFTAYTPYQPEASQGTLRSIYEYQTMIAELTGMDVANASIYDGASSLAEAALMAHAVTGRGEIVLAAGVNPLYRRVVATYCQGLGLRLRDVPAPEGILDRDAARRMVGGRTAALVVQSPNFYGCLEDVAAAAELTHAAGALMIVASDPANLGVLEAPGRQGADIVVGEGQGLGVPLSYGGPYLGVFAAKQEFVRRLPGRLVGATVDIDGRRGFTLTLQTREQHIRRGRATSNICTNVALCALMATVYLAILGRRGLARAGELSMAKAHYAAERLTRVPGVSLRFPAPFFKEFALRLPKAPERVVARLAREGILAGIPLKPFDRKLGDGLLVAVTEKRTREEIDRLAGALTKAVA from the coding sequence ATGCGCTATCTGCCCAACACCCGCCAGAACCAGCGCGCCATGCTGGACGCCATCGGCGTCCACTCCATCGACGATCTCCTCAAGAAGATTCCGCCCAAGGCGCGGCTCAGCCGGCCGCTGCACCTGCCGCCGGCGCTGGCGGAGATGGATCTCATCCGGCACATGCGGCAGCTGGCAGCGACGAACGCCGATGCCGACGAGACGGTGTGCTTCCTGGGCGGCGGCGCCTATGACCACTACGTGCCCAGCCCCGTCAACCACCTGATCTCCCGCGGGGAGTTTTTCACGGCCTACACGCCGTATCAGCCCGAGGCCAGCCAGGGGACGCTCCGGAGCATCTACGAGTACCAGACGATGATCGCGGAGCTGACCGGCATGGACGTGGCCAACGCCTCGATCTACGATGGCGCCTCCTCCCTGGCCGAAGCCGCGCTCATGGCTCACGCCGTCACCGGCCGCGGAGAGATCGTGCTGGCGGCCGGAGTGAACCCCCTGTATCGACGGGTCGTCGCCACCTACTGTCAGGGCCTCGGCCTGCGCCTGCGGGACGTGCCGGCCCCCGAGGGTATCCTGGACCGTGACGCAGCCCGCCGGATGGTGGGCGGCCGGACGGCGGCGCTCGTCGTGCAATCACCGAACTTCTACGGTTGCCTGGAAGACGTCGCCGCCGCCGCCGAGCTGACCCATGCCGCCGGCGCGCTGATGATCGTCGCGAGCGATCCCGCTAATCTCGGTGTGCTGGAGGCGCCCGGCCGTCAGGGCGCGGACATCGTCGTCGGCGAGGGCCAGGGCCTGGGCGTGCCACTCTCCTACGGGGGACCCTACCTCGGCGTCTTCGCGGCCAAGCAGGAATTCGTCCGCCGCCTCCCCGGCCGGCTCGTCGGCGCCACCGTGGACATCGACGGCCGCCGGGGATTCACGCTGACGCTGCAGACTCGCGAGCAGCACATCCGCCGCGGCCGGGCCACCTCCAACATCTGCACGAACGTGGCGCTCTGCGCCCTCATGGCCACGGTGTACCTGGCCATCCTCGGCCGCCGGGGCCTGGCCCGGGCCGGCGAGCTGAGCATGGCCAAGGCCCACTATGCTGCCGAGCGGCTCACCCGGGTGCCAGGGGTGAGCCTTCGTTTCCCGGCCCCGTTCTTCAAGGAGTTCGCGCTCCGGTTGCCCAAGGCGCCGGAGCGGGTGGTGGCCAGGCTGGCCAGAGAGGGCATCCTGGCCGGGATCCCGCTCAAGCCTTTCGACCGGAAGCTCGGCGATGGCCTGCTGGTGGCGGTCACCGAGAAGCGCACTCGCGAGGAGATCGACCGGCTGGCCGGCGCGCTCACGAAGGCGGTCGCCTGA
- the gcvPB gene encoding aminomethyl-transferring glycine dehydrogenase subunit GcvPB — MPFDNAPTYDKLIFELSSPGRSAYSLPEPDVDVDAARSQIPAQYLRQEPPALPEVSELDVVRHYSRLSQLNYGLDTHFYPLGSCTMKYNPKLNEDMARLPGFARLHPLTPELLAQGALRLMHELAGLLAEIAGMDAVSLQPAAGAQGELAGVLMIRAWHQANGEKRTKVLVPDSAHGTNPASTVIAGFEVIEVKSDANGEVDLGDLERHLGPDVAAFMITMPNTLGNFEPRIVEIIEMCHARGVQVYMDGANFNAILGISRPGDLGFDVCHFNLHKTFTTPHGGGGPGAGPVGVKSHLEPFLPVPVVARDDGRYRLDWKRPKSIGKLHGLWGNFGMLVRAYTYIRTMGADGLRSVSENAVLNANYVLKRLEGHYDVAAPGPCMHECVVSARRQKRLGVTAMDVAKRLLDLGFYAPSTYFPLIVEEALMIEPTETESKETLDAFCDAMIRIAQEAESNPAIIHEAPVSTPVRRLDQTKAAREPDLRWQPKP, encoded by the coding sequence ATGCCGTTCGACAACGCCCCCACCTACGACAAGCTGATCTTCGAGCTGTCCTCGCCGGGGCGCTCGGCGTATTCGCTGCCCGAGCCGGACGTAGACGTGGACGCCGCCCGGAGCCAGATCCCGGCACAGTATCTGCGACAGGAGCCCCCCGCGCTGCCCGAGGTCTCCGAGCTGGACGTGGTGCGCCACTACTCCCGGCTGAGCCAGCTCAACTACGGTCTCGACACACACTTCTACCCGCTCGGCTCGTGCACGATGAAGTACAACCCGAAGCTCAACGAGGACATGGCCCGGTTGCCCGGCTTCGCCCGGCTCCATCCGCTGACGCCCGAGCTCCTGGCCCAGGGCGCGCTGCGGCTCATGCACGAGCTGGCGGGGCTGCTGGCCGAGATCGCCGGGATGGATGCGGTCTCCCTGCAGCCGGCGGCAGGGGCCCAGGGCGAGCTGGCCGGCGTGCTCATGATCCGGGCCTGGCACCAGGCCAACGGCGAGAAACGCACCAAGGTGCTGGTGCCCGACTCGGCGCACGGCACCAACCCGGCCTCGACGGTTATCGCCGGGTTCGAGGTGATCGAGGTCAAGTCGGACGCCAACGGTGAAGTGGACCTGGGAGACCTCGAGCGCCATCTGGGCCCGGACGTGGCGGCCTTCATGATCACCATGCCCAACACGCTGGGCAACTTCGAGCCGCGCATCGTCGAGATCATCGAGATGTGCCACGCCCGCGGCGTGCAGGTGTACATGGATGGCGCCAATTTCAACGCCATCCTGGGCATCAGCCGGCCCGGCGACCTCGGATTCGACGTCTGCCACTTCAACCTGCACAAGACCTTCACCACCCCTCACGGGGGCGGTGGCCCCGGGGCCGGTCCCGTCGGCGTCAAGAGCCACCTGGAGCCGTTTCTGCCCGTCCCGGTCGTCGCCAGGGACGACGGGCGGTACCGCCTGGACTGGAAGCGGCCGAAGAGCATCGGTAAGCTCCACGGGCTCTGGGGCAATTTCGGCATGCTGGTCCGCGCCTACACGTACATCCGGACCATGGGAGCGGACGGGCTGCGCAGCGTCTCGGAGAACGCCGTCCTCAACGCCAATTACGTCCTGAAACGTCTGGAGGGGCACTACGACGTGGCCGCCCCGGGGCCGTGCATGCACGAGTGCGTGGTGTCGGCCCGGCGGCAGAAGCGGCTCGGGGTGACCGCCATGGACGTGGCCAAACGGCTGCTCGACCTGGGCTTCTACGCGCCCTCGACGTACTTTCCTTTGATCGTCGAGGAGGCGTTGATGATCGAGCCGACGGAGACGGAGTCCAAGGAGACGCTCGACGCCTTCTGTGACGCGATGATCCGGATCGCCCAGGAAGCCGAGAGCAACCCCGCCATCATCCACGAGGCTCCGGTGAGCACGCCGGTGCGGCGCCTGGACCAGACCAAGGCGGCCCGCGAGCCCGATCTGAGGTGGCAGCCGAAGCCGTAG
- a CDS encoding biotin/lipoate A/B protein ligase family protein: MERLWRLLITEPVDGATNMAIDEALWRSRHAGAGPPTLRFFAWDPPTVSLGYGQPLDEAVDVAACRRLGVGLVRRPTGGSAIYHDGPERELTYSVAAANADLGTADDLLATYNWIALALCRGLRALGAAADIVPIPEGTGPTPAFCFARTGRYEIEVAGRKLVGSAQRRQGACFLQHGSVLLGVDEKRLALVFPTTADPLTTMTTLEAALAHRPHFDDVAAALRESFEKEHGVVLQPGGLSSEETAQAEALVRDKYATDAWLAGPA; the protein is encoded by the coding sequence ATGGAGCGCCTCTGGCGACTGCTGATCACCGAGCCGGTCGACGGCGCCACCAACATGGCCATCGACGAGGCCCTCTGGCGCAGCCGGCACGCCGGCGCTGGCCCGCCGACGCTCCGGTTCTTCGCGTGGGACCCCCCGACGGTTTCGCTTGGGTACGGGCAACCGCTCGACGAGGCCGTCGACGTCGCGGCCTGTCGGCGTCTCGGCGTCGGGCTGGTACGGCGGCCGACCGGAGGCAGCGCGATCTACCACGACGGGCCCGAGCGCGAGCTCACGTACAGCGTGGCCGCCGCCAACGCCGATTTGGGGACCGCCGACGACCTGCTGGCGACCTACAACTGGATTGCCCTGGCCCTCTGCCGGGGCTTGCGGGCTCTCGGCGCCGCGGCCGACATCGTGCCCATTCCGGAAGGGACCGGCCCCACCCCGGCCTTTTGTTTCGCCCGGACGGGCCGCTACGAAATCGAGGTGGCGGGCCGCAAGCTCGTGGGCAGCGCCCAGCGCCGCCAGGGCGCCTGCTTCCTGCAGCACGGCTCGGTCCTCCTGGGCGTGGACGAGAAGCGACTGGCCCTCGTCTTTCCCACGACCGCGGACCCGCTGACGACGATGACGACGCTGGAAGCGGCCCTCGCCCACCGGCCTCACTTCGACGACGTCGCGGCCGCGCTGAGGGAGTCGTTCGAGAAGGAGCACGGCGTGGTCCTTCAGCCGGGCGGGCTCAGCAGCGAGGAGACGGCGCAGGCCGAGGCGCTGGTGCGCGACAAGTACGCGACCGACGCCTGGCTGGCCGGTCCGGCGTGA
- a CDS encoding NUDIX hydrolase, with protein sequence MSREYPARPLVGVGAVVLHQGRVLLVRRGGQPSSGKWSLPGGLVELGETTAEAIHREIREECGIGITVVDVAGVLDRVTRDAEGRVRYHYVLIDYLAFPKSEAVVAGTDAAECRWVEIERVNELDVTDGLSDMIRRGLALARRES encoded by the coding sequence GTGAGCCGCGAGTATCCGGCCCGCCCCCTGGTGGGCGTCGGCGCCGTCGTGCTGCACCAGGGACGCGTGCTGCTGGTCCGCCGCGGCGGCCAGCCCTCGTCGGGCAAGTGGAGCCTGCCCGGTGGTCTGGTCGAGCTCGGAGAGACGACGGCGGAGGCCATCCATCGGGAGATCCGCGAGGAGTGCGGCATCGGCATCACCGTGGTCGACGTGGCCGGCGTCCTCGACCGCGTCACCCGCGATGCCGAGGGTCGTGTCCGGTATCATTACGTGCTGATCGATTACCTGGCCTTCCCGAAATCCGAGGCCGTGGTGGCTGGCACCGACGCCGCCGAGTGCCGCTGGGTGGAGATCGAGCGAGTGAACGAGCTCGACGTCACCGACGGGCTGAGTGACATGATCCGCCGGGGACTGGCCCTGGCCAGAAGGGAGTCGTGA
- a CDS encoding leucyl aminopeptidase gives MIARDMNVQVLARPLTEVKADALVVGLPAEVKALPLRLAALDRRAGGLLKNVLEAEKFQGRTASVTHVHTAGRLPAACVVVVGLGNGKPATGEVLRRAASAALRRARDLGARSVAVELLGDRLPTRQRAHALVEGGILGTYTFDRYKREKSDKLVDRLTVVVPDARMAREAGEGARRGEVFARATWFARDLVNAPANDIHPTQLARVATQVAREGKLKLRIYDRDACRKLGMGAFLGVAAGSEQPPKFIHLTYAPRGRARKRVAVVGKGITFDAGGLDLKSAEGMLRMKDDMSGAAAVLGIMHALPRLRPTVEVHGLIAAAENMPSGSAIRPGDVLRAMNGTTIEVGNTDAEGRLTLADALCYANQQVKPDEIIDLATLTGACVVALGPLCAGLFANEKSLGDRLLAAAEEAGERLWPLPLIEDYREFLKSDIADLNNVGPRGGGAITAGLFLKEFAGSTPWAHLDIAGPAFSEKDLPLAPKGGTGVAVRTLLSYLTA, from the coding sequence GTGATCGCCCGGGACATGAACGTTCAGGTCCTCGCCAGGCCGCTGACCGAGGTCAAAGCGGACGCCCTCGTGGTCGGACTGCCCGCCGAGGTCAAGGCCCTGCCGCTGCGTCTGGCAGCCCTGGATCGACGGGCCGGCGGCCTGCTCAAGAACGTGCTGGAGGCCGAGAAGTTCCAGGGCCGAACGGCCTCGGTCACCCATGTCCACACGGCCGGGCGGCTGCCCGCCGCGTGCGTGGTGGTGGTCGGTCTGGGCAACGGCAAGCCGGCCACCGGCGAGGTGCTGCGGCGGGCGGCCTCGGCGGCCCTCCGGCGCGCTCGCGATCTCGGCGCCCGCTCGGTGGCGGTGGAGCTTCTCGGGGATCGCCTGCCCACACGGCAGCGCGCCCACGCGCTGGTCGAAGGCGGAATCCTGGGCACGTACACCTTCGACCGCTACAAGCGAGAGAAGAGCGACAAGCTCGTGGACCGCCTCACGGTGGTCGTCCCCGATGCGCGGATGGCGCGGGAGGCCGGTGAGGGCGCGCGGCGCGGCGAGGTCTTCGCCCGGGCCACCTGGTTCGCCCGTGACCTCGTCAACGCGCCGGCCAACGACATCCATCCTACGCAGCTGGCTCGCGTGGCGACGCAGGTCGCCCGGGAAGGCAAGCTGAAGCTCCGCATCTATGACCGGGACGCCTGTCGCAAGCTCGGGATGGGAGCGTTCCTCGGGGTGGCCGCGGGAAGCGAGCAGCCCCCGAAGTTCATCCACCTGACCTACGCGCCGCGGGGCCGGGCTCGCAAGCGGGTCGCGGTGGTCGGCAAGGGCATCACGTTCGACGCCGGAGGCCTGGACCTCAAGTCGGCCGAGGGCATGCTCCGCATGAAGGACGACATGTCCGGCGCCGCCGCCGTCCTCGGCATCATGCACGCGCTGCCGCGGCTGCGGCCGACGGTCGAGGTCCACGGGCTGATCGCGGCTGCCGAGAACATGCCGTCGGGCTCGGCCATCCGCCCCGGCGACGTCCTGCGAGCCATGAACGGCACCACCATCGAGGTCGGCAACACGGATGCCGAAGGACGCCTGACCCTGGCCGATGCCCTGTGCTACGCCAACCAGCAGGTGAAGCCGGACGAGATCATCGATCTGGCGACGCTGACCGGCGCGTGCGTCGTCGCGCTGGGCCCGCTCTGCGCCGGCCTGTTCGCCAACGAGAAGTCCCTGGGCGATCGCCTGCTGGCCGCCGCCGAGGAGGCCGGCGAACGTCTGTGGCCCTTGCCGCTCATCGAGGACTATCGCGAGTTCCTCAAGAGCGACATCGCCGACCTCAACAACGTCGGCCCTCGGGGCGGCGGGGCCATCACGGCCGGCCTGTTCCTCAAGGAGTTCGCCGGCTCGACGCCGTGGGCGCATCTCGATATCGCGGGGCCGGCCTTCAGCGAGAAGGACTTGCCGCTGGCGCCCAAGGGCGGGACCGGCGTGGCCGTGCGCACGCTCCTCAGCTACCTGACCGCATGA
- a CDS encoding PHP domain-containing protein, whose translation MTGRVDLHTHTTASDGTLSPRELVLAAVRQSVTVLAVTDHDSTEGLSEAMTEAAKHAPLTIVPGLEINCDVEGAEIHVLGYLVNYAAPWFQEFLREQRAERVTRVHRIAERLGELGMPIDPAEVFTLAGEGAAGRPHVAQVMVKRGYVKSVREAFDKYLRSGGPANVPRRRLTPQEAVRVIRRAGGVPVLAHPGLAGRDELIPELVAVGLLGIETYYAEHSAAQVTEYLSLCRRYDLVATGGSDYHGPQSGRTNPVGTPAVPWAAWEELQRRADGARREPAGG comes from the coding sequence ATGACCGGTCGCGTCGACCTGCACACGCATACCACCGCGTCCGACGGCACGCTGTCGCCCCGTGAGCTCGTCCTGGCCGCGGTCCGGCAGAGTGTGACCGTCCTCGCCGTCACCGACCACGATTCGACCGAGGGCCTGAGCGAGGCGATGACGGAGGCGGCCAAGCACGCCCCATTGACCATCGTGCCCGGTCTGGAGATCAACTGCGACGTCGAGGGCGCCGAGATCCACGTGCTCGGTTACCTCGTGAACTACGCGGCGCCCTGGTTCCAGGAGTTCCTGCGCGAGCAGCGCGCAGAGCGGGTGACCCGCGTCCACCGCATCGCCGAGCGCCTGGGCGAGCTGGGCATGCCGATCGATCCCGCCGAGGTCTTCACGCTCGCCGGGGAGGGAGCGGCGGGACGTCCGCACGTTGCCCAGGTGATGGTCAAGCGGGGCTACGTGAAGTCCGTCCGGGAGGCGTTCGACAAGTACCTCAGATCCGGTGGTCCGGCGAACGTGCCACGCCGCCGCCTCACCCCTCAGGAGGCCGTGCGCGTGATCCGGCGGGCGGGGGGGGTGCCGGTCCTGGCCCATCCCGGGCTGGCCGGCCGCGATGAGCTCATCCCCGAGCTGGTCGCGGTGGGACTCCTGGGGATCGAGACCTACTACGCCGAGCACTCGGCGGCTCAGGTCACCGAGTATCTGAGCCTGTGTCGACGGTACGATCTGGTCGCCACCGGCGGCTCCGACTATCACGGCCCCCAGAGCGGACGCACCAATCCCGTCGGGACACCCGCCGTGCCCTGGGCAGCCTGGGAAGAGCTCCAGCGGCGAGCGGACGGGGCGAGACGCGAGCCGGCTGGCGGTTGA
- a CDS encoding ArsC/Spx/MgsR family protein: MREPAKAQPPRPLTVQVLGFKDCQDTRKALRFFAERRVAVHFVDLAERPASRGELRRFQERFGAPALIDREQPRFRALGLHVSGDSPERLLARALTEPRLLRTPLVRSANRVSVGHAPQEWTVWLQADRSPR; the protein is encoded by the coding sequence ATGCGCGAGCCAGCCAAGGCGCAGCCGCCGCGACCGCTGACCGTCCAGGTGCTCGGCTTCAAAGACTGTCAGGACACGCGCAAGGCGCTCCGCTTCTTCGCGGAGCGCAGGGTCGCCGTTCACTTCGTGGATCTCGCCGAGCGTCCAGCGTCCCGCGGCGAGCTGCGCCGCTTTCAGGAGCGCTTCGGGGCCCCGGCCCTCATCGATCGCGAGCAGCCGCGCTTCCGGGCCCTGGGCCTGCACGTCAGCGGCGACTCCCCGGAGCGGCTGCTCGCCCGCGCTCTCACCGAGCCGCGCCTGCTGCGCACGCCGTTGGTACGAAGCGCCAACCGGGTGAGCGTGGGCCACGCCCCCCAGGAGTGGACGGTGTGGCTCCAGGCCGACCGCTCGCCCCGCTAG